A genomic region of Miscanthus floridulus cultivar M001 chromosome 3, ASM1932011v1, whole genome shotgun sequence contains the following coding sequences:
- the LOC136543450 gene encoding subtilisin-like protease SBT4.3 yields the protein MNTPGNAGTNDLKYGSGQLNPTKARDPGLVYDASEGDYIAMLCTQGYNAMQLALIIGSNTTACSNGATSTAAVSAGDLNYPSMATRVDPWKNFTLVIPRTITNVGASGVAAVYDMKVIFTDPADNLAVPVAPSRLEFNTQTPKASFTVTVSGVVPRLARSSRQPSCGLTMSTK from the coding sequence ATGAACACGCCGGGCAATGCCGGAACAAACGACCTCAAGTACGGTTCCGGGCAGCTCAACCCAACCAAGGCACGTGATCCCGGGCTCGTGTATGACGCGTCAGAAGGCGACTACATCGCCATGCTGTGCACGCAGGGGTACAACGCCATGCAGCTCGCGCTCATCATCGGCTCCAACACCACAGCCTGCTCCAATGGCGCCACATCGACAGCGGCCGTCTCCGCCGGTGATCTCAACTATCCGAGCATGGCTACAcgagtggatccttggaagaactTCACCTTGGTCATCCCACGGACCATCACTAACGTCGGAGCTTCAGGTGTGGCCGCCGTGTATGACATGAAGGTAATTTTTACCGATCCAGCGGATAACCTCGCAGTTCCCGTGGCGCCGAGCAGGCTGGAGTTCAACACGCAGACGCCGAAGGCCTCGTTTACTGTGACGGTGTCTGGCGTGGTGCCGCGGCTGGCCAGGTCATCTCGGCAGCCGTCGTGTGGTCTAACAATGAGCACCAAGTGA